The genomic segment CTATGATTTTAACACGATAATTTCATGGATAATCTGGATGAATTAATTTATTGTGTTAAATGAAGCTATCTGGAAATATGACTGAAGAGGTAATGgaatttttgttgctattatcaTTAATTTACAAAATTCTTCACCAAAAGCTACAATGTAATATGCAAAGACATCCTACACAGCCTTGAAATTGCTTCATTCCTTTTGTGAGACAAGACCAGTCATTGGAAACAATGATCTTTCATTCATGTCTAATTACATGAGTCAGTTACATGAACACTGGCTAAGCAGAATTGTTTCTAAGTAAAACTTATGTGAGGGAATTGTTAAGCTTTCTTTCTCAGATGATTGAATTCTGCTTGATTTTCAATAATCCATGATTTTTGGATATTCTGGGTAATGCCAGTGTATTCAAATATTAATTGTGTAGCAAGAATTCTGtgttgcaaatatatatattcatttacacataaaaagaaaactattttggTATGTTTACTTGAGACTTAGAAGCTTAGGGTGAATTGTTTGCATTTATCAGTTTTAGATGTTTTCAGAACTCAAAATTCTatgaaaatcttatttatttatttatttatttatttatttatttatttatttatttttattgaaaaatcttTCCAATAAGTCTGATGGGCACCATCTTACAAAGCAAAATCAAGAAATATCATTTACTGAGTTTGTAAACCAAGCTTTTGCTAAGTTTGTTAGTCACACATTTTCCTACTATGTAAGGCCTTATTACTATTAAGatagtaatataaaaaaaaaaagatagtaatataatatcacttaataaatattaatatttgagtAACTGATATTCCCTAAATTGTCTTATGAGTCAATAGAATCAAATCAATAATTTTACAAGATTTgttttttgaatcatttttaattttagtatttgtCTTAAAGTACTGGATGGTTTTTAAAGTAGCACAAGAATACATACCACcagatatcttttcttttctttttctttctttctttctttctttctttctttctttcttctttctttctttctttcttcttctttcttctttctttcttctttcttttctttctttctctttctttctttcttcttctttctttctttctctctttctttctttctctctttctttctttcttctttctttctttctttctttctctctctctctctctctctctctctttctttctttctttcttcttcttctttcttctttctttcttccaatttGTTTAGGGATTGGTGGGGGTTACATTGTTTCAGGCAGACTACATTTGTAAAgcaatctgtctttttttttttttttttttttttttttttatgaaagcatACCTACCTTTCCCAGCATAATCCAAATCGTTCATTCCGGCAAATAACTggggaacattttttcataagtTAAAATTTGCTCTGTATTTCAAACTAACTCTCTTAATTTCTCATTGTTGATGTCAATCATGTTGGTGTTGGGTGCTGCATCTTTTGAATTCTGGTCATTTTTTGTAGTTGCATAATATGTAGGAGTACTTtaagtttttagaattttaaatacttgaaatGTGTTAGATTTTTTAAGGATTATAGTCATATTATTGTagtcattatattattatactattatatttttacaatggaagaaaatctatttcattttccAATGTGAATTTTGAAACTTATATTGGTAATTTAAGTCTTTTCAAGTCACACAATTCCAAATTAAAATAACTGCTTTAGATGTTGTCAGTGAATTAGTTTCCAAATGGAAACATGGATATACAATTCTATATCGATGTTCTTCCAAGGAATAAATGAGGCATAAAATATAAGACTTCAtagttttttatatttcatttcaaatttaaagCAATGCCTCATTAGTGCAACAGAATTTCCTCCATTTTTATGGAGGCTTAGGTACCTGTTTTGTATAAACTAATAGAAGGACTGTTTGCataaacacacaaacaacaaGAATATTTTGATAGTTTCACAAATAATGTCCTATTACAATctgtctatttctttttcctctagttAACTTCTTCTCCCACTACCTCTGAGCATCTTACCTGTAAACCACCtgctttctcctttgtttctccAACTAATCAGAAAACGCCACCTGACCCAGTTAACCTCGACGGAGCCTCTGTGCTAGAGGAGTTCCACACTAGGAGGCTGGATGTCAGTGGGGCCTTGGTGGAAGAAACAACTACGTATTTCCAAACTTCTGCTCACTCCTCACCCTTTATTGCATCGAAGGGCACCTCCTCGACGTCACAGTTTCCTCATTCCACTCAGTTATCAGGTTCTAATTTATCCAGTCCAAGAGCAGCAGATCAGAAACTCGGACGGGCATCTGAAGTTCTGAAGAAGACAACAGCTTTCACCTCGCATGTCCTTAGCCCCAGAGAAAGCCCGAGAACCACTTCTGCTTCACCATCCTCCAGTGCTTCTCTGAAGTCTAATTCGGGCTCATACATACCAGTCCGTATTGTCACACATTCACTCTCTCCAAGTCCCAAACCATTTACCACCTCTTTCCATGGCTCTTCTTCCACTATCTGTAGCCAAGTGTCATCTAGTGGAAATCTCTCGAAGTCAGGGGTGAAATCCCCAGTGCCCTCCCGGCTTTCCCTGCTCACGGCCATCCTCAAGTCAAACCCTTCTCACCAAAGACCGTTTTCTCCTGCGTCCTgtcccactttctctctcaactCCTTGGCTTCTTCCACACTCACACTGgatcaaaaagtaaaacaaacctCACCCACACCTAAGAAATCTCTCTCTAGTTGCTCCCTGAGAGCAGAGTCTCCAGAGCAACAGGCTTCTGAACTTAGCCAGCAATCCTTTCACTTACCCCTTTTGGCCAAATCTGCTCCCCTTTCTCAGGCATGTTCCCTTTCTCCCACAAAACATGAAAGTAGTAGTCTTGCTTCTTTGAATGTAGAGAAAACATCACccacttctttaaaaagtaacCCAACACTCTCTCTGCTACAGACTGATACATCAAGTTCTACGGGTCTTCCTCCTGTTCCTCCAGgtgttccctctctttctttgaaGGGCAAACAGGATGCTGACCTCAGGGGTCCAGAAAAGCCCAGGAATATTCACATACATTCTACATCAGCCTCCTCTGCATTATCTTCTCTATCTCCTCCCACTAACCAAAGGGCCATGCTCTCCTCTCCAGAGAAATGTTTCTATCCGTCTCCAGCTCTTTCAAACCTGATAAACAGATCCAAGAGAACAGCCTCACAGCTAACTGGCCAGGGGCATAATCCTTTAACTGCTCCTTCACCCCCTGTCTCCAGTGCtagctctgcttctctttccaaaTTGGggtcttcccctctccctcatgCTAATCTGCCCATTCAGCCGCTCCAACTCAGGCCCTCAACACTGTACCCAAATTGTAGCAGTGGTACCTTACCTTCAAGACTTGGAAAATCTGAAAGCTCCATATCAAACCACAGGTCATCTGTTTCAACCCCATCACCTCCCATCTCTCTAACAAGAACCAAGGAGCTGATTTCACCTTGTGCATTGCCTATGTCAACAGGCCCTGAAAATAAGAAAcccaaggtatttttttttgcACGTTGCATGGTGCATGCTTATTTTGAAATGtgggagaatctttttttccaGGGGAAAGGTAATTATGATATTCATGCTCTTCCTACTGGAGCTATAGAAAGTATAATTGGGGCTAGGATTTGGTATATATAAATGTGGAGGTGaattataatctattttaaaatgtgcatgttTTGGTAAAACTCTGATATTTCAATTCCTCCTATTATGGTATCTTCTTATATCCATGGCTCCAAGGGCATATTTTTTTTAGGCATAATATGAGTTATTGATTGCAAAGATGGGATTTAAGGTAGCTGGTTCAGACTTGAGAATATGATACATTTCTGATTGTTTAATTACATGGACCCAATTGTCCATAGAAATATTCTATACTGATAGAATAGTAGACAGGATCAGTGTAAACTGGAATATGACCCTAGATCTAGGTCCATATTCTTACCAAGGCAAATTGAaaactttctatttcctttctatttcatttattatagaTTTTCCCTTTTTATCAGGTTGATTTCTTTGTTGTTCCTCATACCTCCTCAAATCCATACCAATATGGATTTAGCTATATACATAGAGGATAAAAgggaatagaattttttttaatatatgaatattatatttgatttattttgaacactaaatacttaggaattatgaaaaaacagaaaggatGAGTAGGCTGAGTATGAGGAAATTGAATTAAGAGAAGAGAAATACTGGCTTCTAAATGCTCTGAAGCAGCCCATTCAGCAAGAGTGTAACActgggattgattgattgatcatttttatttattttatttttttctttttattactgaagtataatcaacatacaatgttacattagcttcagctGTACAACAAATTGATTTAACGATTTTCTACATTGCTCAGTGGTCACtgtgataagtgtagttaccatacaatattattaaaataaagagatcCAAGAGAACAGCCCCCACAGCATTATTTTCTATACTGTATTTTCATCTCTGTGgcttacatattttataactagaagtttgtacttcACCTCTCCTCTGACAACCACTAGTTTCtgctctgtatttaagaatctgtttttttgtgttttttttttttttttgctttgttttgagaTTCCACATGTAGGTGAAACAGTATGGTagcatgcactgttggtggaaatataaattattacaaCCACTGTTGAAAGTAgtatgaggttcctcaaaaaattaaaaatagaaataccatataattcaataattcaactactggatatttacccaatgGAGGGAAAAAGCTACTTTGGAAAGATATAggcaccctatgtttattgcagcgttATTTATGGtaaccaagatatgaaagcaacctaagtgtctatcaacagatgaatgtataaagaagatgtaataccacaaacacacacacacacagaggaatattatgtagccacacaaaggatgagatcttgccatttgcaacaacatggatagatttatactatgctaagtgaaataagccagactgagaaagacacattaccatatggtttcactaatatgtaaaatctaaaaagcaaaagaaattataagagaaaccagaagcagaatcagacctgtaaatacagaggacaaattgatggttgccagagggaagagaggaggaggatgggaaaaatggatgaaggggagtgggagacataggtttccaattatggaatgattaaataatgagaataaaaggTACATCATAAGGtatatagtcaatagtattataatagtgtcttttggtgacagatggtagctatacttgtggtagGCATAGCATAACAGAGATTTGAagcatcatgttgtacacctgaaactaatgtaacattgtgtgtcaactatatttcaaatgaaaacacttaaaaaccCCAACACTTGAGAGACtgccatttattttaatatgagaaGGGAAATATTTGAAGGTGTGATCCATAGAGTTCACTTTTCCTGGTAGAAGGGCAACTCTGCTCTAGAGCATACCAGCTTCCCAGCTATTCTCAAGTAATTAGGATGTGGATCTTATAGAACCAGAATTTAGTTATtgttgtataaataaaataaaattatgaaagttCCTATATTATTGTTGTATAAATACAATAAGATTATGAAAGTGCCTGTACTGGGAAGGGATTGCGACTTTTATTTAGTTCAATGCACTGAAATAACAGTTTGAGAGCTTCCAAATTCCATGGAAATTGTGTTCAACTCTGTCACTGTTTGAATGATGAAGTTAAAACAGGAAAGATAAACAACCCACATAATCTTGTTAATGATGTTTCAATACAATTCAACTTAACAAGCATGTAGAAAACACCTGCTGAATGCCCATCACTATACCAGCTTTTTGGGGGAtaagtgtttgtgtgtatgtatgttttaagGAAAGTAAGTGAtaattctttgtctttaaaaaaaaagtatttttcagcagaagaaaaaatatatatacataatgtggAAAAGCTATATGGGGTTATTAAATTTACAGTAAAACTTGAAAACAAGTATAAGGCAATATTAACATAGTGTAATACAGATAATATATAATTGTTCACTGAATTCAATATTATAGAAGTAAAATTATAGGGTATGGCTAGTGAGAGAAGTTATAATAAATGTCAGGCCTGCTGGAAATGTTTAGGATTTAGTTAATGAAGAGGGAAGGAGCTAGCATTTCAGAAACAGTAAATAACCTGACCAAATATACAGAAGATGAACCCAGAGGAGTATGTGTAGAGACATAAGATGATTGGTCTTATCATCAAATAATGATAATTGTAGTCATAATTATCTTAACAGATAACATATGCCATCTGTGATATAAGAACTATACaaaacatacaaattaaaaattaaaagagactgTCAGTTATACTTTTTATGATCTTATAAAGTtagtaatattattttttccatattatataCCAAAACACAGAAGCAATAACTCATATTAATTATCATCTTAGTCTTGTAATTCTTATGAAGGAAATCATCATTATGGAATAATCAGGATTATCAATTTCTATAATGTTtaggtcatttaaaaatgtatttttagagattattaagtccttgtattttaaactttcaaaGCAAATGGGATAGAGAAAATCTAACATTTTTCTATAATTCTAAATTTAAGAATCTTATTTATAATGACCTGGTGATTACCTTTTCAATACATATGTGTGGTTATGGAAttaatttgttatatattaaaaacaacctATGATATAAACATTACTGTCTCCTGAATTTATTAACAATTATTTCTTGAACCATAGTaccatataattaaattattatcttTGTGAAAAGTGATTTTACTCCAGAGGCTTTTTCAAAGTGTTTCTGTTTGTGGTTCACTCTGCTTTGTTCATGTTTTGTCCTATTTTTGGAGAGTTGGAAGATAGTAAGCCCAGAGGGCTTTTGATCAAGTAAAGGTCTTTTTTGTCCTAAAATCAAGTGTGTTGAAGATCTGTTCTCTCCCAGCTCATTTACTGTTCCCAATATTGAAGACTTTTcagcatttgctttattttttgtttactttttaaaattttcaagttaaaaattcagtttatagAAGTGCATGATAAATTTGATGAACACgaaaatatgaagaataattatatctattttacttactttttgaaaaaaatgtttcttataatGGGCAGAATTTATCACTTCTGCAAAAATAGTTGCTTTCTGAGACATGCTGTtcttagttatatttattttttcctagctTCTTGCTATTATCTTTCCAGGTAAAAATCcacctacattttttttattgcaaactATTATTTGCAGGAATTGTAACTTAAgcataaaaattca from the Canis lupus dingo isolate Sandy chromosome 12, ASM325472v2, whole genome shotgun sequence genome contains:
- the LOC112641773 gene encoding muscular LMNA-interacting protein isoform X23; protein product: MLLPSQLKGAQTDEKIRVRGTFQKSLQLLLESLQSPNLINRLSFNMEFEKHEKGSLLNKNLEEKLTVSSGDSEAKPLIFTFVPTVRRLPTHSKLADTSKFLVKIPEEPSDKNPETVNRSESNEYLTLNAGSQPERNQGTLIYPSEVSEKISQERGFKAKELQGMQQSDLFKAEYVFIVDSEGEDEATSGKDEQGPPGGLGTTASRPKSLAISSSLVSDVVRPKTRGTDLQAPSHSEMPHGIAPQQKHGQKTPPDPVNLDGASVLEEFHTRRLDVSGALVEETTTYFQTSAHSSPFIASKGTSSTSQFPHSTQLSGSNLSSPRAADQKLGRASEVLKKTTAFTSHVLSPRESPRTTSASPSSSASLKSNSGSYIPVRIVTHSLSPSPKPFTTSFHGSSSTICSQVSSSGNLSKSGVKSPVPSRLSLLTAILKSNPSHQRPFSPASCPTFSLNSLASSTLTLDQKVKQTSPTPKKSLSSCSLRAESPEQQASELSQQSFHLPLLAKSAPLSQACSLSPTKHESSSLASLNVEKTSPTSLKSNPTLSLLQTDTSSSTGLPPVPPGVPSLSLKGKQDADLRGPEKPRNIHIHSTSASSALSSLSPPTNQRAMLSSPEKCFYPSPALSNLINRSKRTASQLTGQGHNPLTAPSPPVSSASSASLSKLGSSPLPHANLPIQPLQLRPSTLYPNCSSGTLPSRLGKSESSISNHRSSVSTPSPPISLTRTKELISPCALPMSTGPENKKPKQYKTKSSYKAFAAIPTNTLLLEQKALDEPAKTEGVFKDNALDLPLEHSSDSPSSSAQTLLGSDMIKMPTTLPRAAGRETKYANLSSPSSTVSESQLTKPGVIRPVPVKSKILLKKEEEVYEPNPFSKYLEDNSDFFSEQLSHPMVAIPEHETLDSKEQ